Proteins encoded in a region of the Malaciobacter mytili LMG 24559 genome:
- a CDS encoding M23 family metallopeptidase: MKIILILIIFISSMFALQVQELTWPKGDSFLTFLDKYNISQKLYFELEKEDKELCSEIVAGTEYNLLLNEDGTLKQVLIPVSEDMQLHIYESNKGEYKFEAIPISYQEIEETIAIEIKKSPFQDIFEATENLALANEVMRVYGRSINFRRIQKGDFVALKYKQKIRMGKYFGSPELTAAMVEVNGKKHYRFKNNKNDKYYDEKGRGFSKTYFFKIPLSYNRISSQFTKRRWHPVLKKYRAHLGTDFAAPKGRPIYAAGDGKIIFRGVKGGYGNVIIIDHKNGYRTLYAHQSRFKSGLKVGSYVSKGTHIGYVGNTGLSSGPHLHLGLYKNGRAIDPLQVIKRGKEIKLSGKEQATFIANTKDYFNELNLVVSDENRKLPTRLARKESFTTIQ; the protein is encoded by the coding sequence ATGAAAATTATATTAATACTAATCATTTTTATTTCATCAATGTTTGCTTTACAAGTTCAAGAGCTAACTTGGCCAAAGGGAGATAGTTTTTTAACTTTTCTAGATAAATATAATATTTCTCAAAAATTATATTTTGAACTAGAAAAAGAAGATAAAGAGTTGTGTTCAGAGATAGTTGCTGGAACAGAATATAATCTTTTATTAAATGAAGATGGAACATTAAAACAAGTATTAATTCCTGTTTCTGAGGATATGCAACTACATATTTATGAAAGTAATAAGGGTGAATATAAATTTGAAGCCATTCCAATTTCTTATCAAGAAATAGAAGAAACTATTGCAATTGAGATTAAAAAATCTCCTTTTCAAGATATATTTGAAGCAACAGAAAATTTAGCTTTAGCAAATGAAGTTATGAGAGTATATGGAAGAAGTATAAATTTTAGAAGAATTCAAAAAGGTGATTTTGTAGCATTAAAATATAAACAAAAAATTAGAATGGGCAAATATTTTGGAAGCCCTGAATTAACTGCTGCAATGGTTGAAGTTAATGGAAAAAAACATTATAGATTTAAAAATAATAAAAATGACAAATATTATGATGAAAAAGGAAGAGGTTTTTCAAAAACATACTTTTTTAAGATACCATTATCATATAATAGAATTTCATCACAATTTACAAAAAGAAGATGGCATCCAGTTTTAAAAAAATATAGAGCCCACCTTGGAACAGATTTTGCTGCACCAAAAGGAAGACCTATTTACGCTGCGGGAGATGGGAAAATTATCTTTAGAGGTGTAAAAGGTGGTTATGGAAATGTTATAATAATTGATCATAAAAATGGTTATAGAACTTTATATGCTCATCAAAGTAGATTTAAAAGTGGTTTAAAAGTTGGAAGTTATGTAAGTAAGGGAACACATATTGGTTATGTGGGAAATACAGGACTAAGTTCAGGACCACATTTACATTTAGGTTTATATAAAAATGGAAGAGCAATTGATCCATTACAAGTTATAAAAAGAGGAAAAGAAATAAAGTTATCTGGAAAAGAACAAGCTACTTTTATAGCTAATACAAAAGATTATTTTAATGAACTTAATTTAGTAGTTAGTGATGAAAATAGAAAACTTCCTACAAGGTTGGCAAGAAAAGAGAGTTTTACAACAATACAATAA
- a CDS encoding L,D-transpeptidase family protein, whose translation MQNLNKYSWGVCMRFLGLLLFGITFLFADLVDIYRTQGIDAVKEQLEKKLQEKSYWEKFLEDKNIDYGYYESTKFLIFVDKDTKELKVYKKVDNRFSEILKDSVIIGEKQGDKKVEGDLKTPEGVYKLTNKLTKLDPFYGPLALVTSYPNTFDKALNKKGHGIWIHGMPLNQQREEFTKGCIALDNPNLQNLDKTIDLEESLLLISKDEIKKSTKDEISLILSSIYKWKDAWKKSDIDAYLSFYSKEFKRYDGVELNSFAEYKKTIFSRKQDKTIIFSNINIIPYPNSLNKKMYKVLMDEVYRTNSYKFDGKKELFIELKDNKIEILSEG comes from the coding sequence TTGCAAAACTTAAATAAATATAGTTGGGGTGTATGTATGCGATTTTTAGGGCTTTTATTATTTGGTATAACTTTTTTGTTTGCTGATTTAGTTGATATATATAGAACACAAGGAATTGATGCTGTAAAAGAACAATTAGAAAAAAAATTACAAGAAAAAAGTTATTGGGAAAAATTTTTAGAAGATAAAAATATTGATTATGGATATTATGAATCTACTAAATTTTTAATTTTTGTGGACAAAGATACAAAAGAGTTAAAAGTATATAAAAAAGTTGATAATAGATTTTCTGAAATTCTAAAAGATAGTGTAATTATTGGAGAAAAACAAGGAGATAAAAAAGTTGAAGGTGATTTAAAAACTCCAGAAGGTGTTTATAAACTAACAAATAAACTTACAAAATTAGATCCTTTTTATGGTCCTTTAGCCCTAGTTACTTCATATCCTAATACTTTTGATAAAGCTTTAAATAAAAAAGGTCATGGAATTTGGATTCATGGTATGCCTTTAAATCAGCAAAGAGAAGAGTTTACAAAAGGTTGTATAGCTTTAGATAATCCAAATTTACAAAACCTTGATAAAACAATAGATTTAGAAGAGTCTTTATTACTAATTTCAAAAGATGAAATTAAAAAAAGTACAAAAGATGAAATAAGTTTAATTTTATCATCAATTTATAAATGGAAAGATGCTTGGAAAAAGTCTGATATTGATGCTTATTTATCTTTTTACTCAAAAGAGTTTAAAAGATATGATGGAGTTGAACTTAATAGTTTTGCTGAGTATAAAAAAACAATTTTTTCAAGAAAACAAGATAAAACAATAATTTTTTCAAATATAAATATAATTCCTTATCCAAATTCTTTAAATAAAAAAATGTATAAGGTTCTAATGGATGAAGTTTATAGAACAAATAGTTACAAATTTGATGGGAAAAAAGAGCTATTTATAGAGCTTAAAGATAATAAAATAGAAATACTATCTGAAGGATAA
- the folE gene encoding GTP cyclohydrolase I FolE: protein MISEKEFENSIKNILEYIGEDVTREGLVKTPSRVRKAFEFMCGGYKQNPEEIINSALFTSTNDEMVVIKDIEFYSQCEHHMLPIIGKAHVAYIPNGKVVGLSKIPRVVDVFARRLQIQEQMTEQICDALNNALNPKGVAVMIEARHMCMEMRGVEKICSTTVTSALRGLFKQNKKTKDEFLSIVSTASIK, encoded by the coding sequence ATGATTAGCGAAAAAGAGTTTGAAAACTCAATAAAAAATATCTTAGAATATATTGGTGAAGATGTAACTAGAGAAGGGTTAGTAAAAACTCCAAGTCGTGTAAGAAAAGCTTTTGAGTTTATGTGTGGCGGATATAAACAAAATCCAGAAGAGATTATAAATTCAGCTCTTTTTACAAGTACAAATGATGAAATGGTTGTAATTAAAGATATAGAATTTTATTCACAATGTGAACATCATATGTTGCCAATAATTGGTAAAGCTCATGTTGCATATATTCCAAATGGTAAAGTAGTAGGACTTAGTAAAATACCAAGAGTAGTAGATGTATTTGCTAGAAGATTACAAATTCAAGAGCAAATGACTGAACAAATTTGCGATGCACTTAATAATGCTTTAAATCCAAAAGGTGTTGCCGTTATGATTGAAGCTAGACATATGTGTATGGAGATGAGAGGAGTTGAAAAAATATGTTCAACAACTGTTACTTCCGCTTTAAGAGGATTATTTAAGCAAAATAAAAAAACAAAAGATGAGTTTTTATCTATTGTTTCAACAGCTTCTATAAAATAA
- a CDS encoding MerR family transcriptional regulator, whose translation MALLDNEKCILPISSIAELLSTKPRTLKMYEEKGLFPQAEGKIKKLYSINDVRYIAFVHYLASIKKINANGIKYILEMLLNNMDEKNRNDFLDIVETKLEKISTKDVEDIENF comes from the coding sequence ATGGCACTACTTGATAATGAAAAGTGTATTTTACCTATAAGCAGTATTGCAGAACTTTTAAGTACAAAACCTAGAACTTTAAAAATGTATGAAGAAAAAGGTTTGTTTCCTCAAGCTGAGGGAAAAATAAAAAAGTTATATTCTATAAATGATGTTAGATATATTGCATTTGTTCACTATCTTGCAAGTATAAAAAAAATAAATGCAAATGGTATAAAATATATTTTAGAAATGCTTTTAAATAATATGGATGAAAAAAATAGAAATGATTTTTTAGATATTGTAGAAACAAAACTTGAAAAAATCTCCACAAAAGATGTGGAAGATATAGAAAACTTTTAA
- the purH gene encoding bifunctional phosphoribosylaminoimidazolecarboxamide formyltransferase/IMP cyclohydrolase yields MRALISVSDKSGIENFAKELVALGYEIISTGGTYNKLKEAGIAVIEANEVTKFPECFEGRVKTLNPYIHGGILHRRDKQSHLDQAKELGVEGIDLVCVNLYPFKATIEKTDDFEEIIENIDIGGPAMVRSAAKNFDSVIIVTDVADYDLVLNNLKNNTNTVEFRRDMMIKAYEHTAAYDAMIANYMNKRFNNAMGAKQFIVGSKVFDTRYGENPHQKGALYEFDNQFTSKFITLKGEASFNNMGDISGAAKIAAAFGKEPAVCIVKHGNPCGFAIKDNLFDSYVEALKCDPVSAFGGVVAVNGIVDKELAIKMNEIFLEVVFAAQITPEAQEVFASKKRIKLFEQGTQYLELANDTYDFKRVDGGFVYQDADFVEEDEVRNAELKSTRQATQQEIKDMEIAYKIASLTKSNCVVYVKNSAMVAVGMGMTSRVDASKAALRKAEDMGLDVSGAVLASEAFFPFRDSIDEANKAGVKCVIEPGGSIRDDEIIEAANEYNMALYFSGKRHFLH; encoded by the coding sequence ATGAGAGCTTTAATTAGTGTTAGTGATAAAAGTGGTATAGAGAATTTTGCAAAAGAATTAGTTGCTTTAGGGTATGAGATTATCTCAACTGGTGGAACATATAATAAATTAAAAGAGGCAGGAATTGCTGTAATAGAGGCAAATGAAGTTACAAAATTTCCTGAATGTTTTGAAGGTAGAGTTAAAACTTTAAATCCATATATTCATGGAGGAATTTTACATAGAAGAGATAAACAATCTCATTTAGACCAAGCAAAAGAGCTTGGAGTTGAAGGTATTGATTTAGTTTGTGTAAACTTATATCCTTTTAAAGCAACAATTGAAAAAACTGATGATTTTGAAGAGATTATTGAAAATATAGATATTGGTGGGCCTGCTATGGTTAGAAGTGCGGCTAAAAACTTTGATTCAGTTATTATTGTAACTGATGTTGCAGATTATGATTTAGTATTAAATAATCTTAAAAACAATACTAATACAGTTGAGTTTAGAAGAGATATGATGATTAAAGCATATGAGCATACAGCTGCATATGATGCTATGATTGCAAATTATATGAATAAAAGATTTAATAATGCAATGGGTGCAAAACAATTTATTGTAGGTTCTAAAGTATTTGATACAAGATATGGAGAAAATCCACATCAAAAAGGTGCTTTATATGAGTTTGATAACCAATTTACAAGTAAATTTATCACTTTAAAAGGTGAAGCAAGTTTTAATAATATGGGTGATATTAGTGGTGCTGCTAAAATTGCTGCTGCGTTTGGAAAAGAACCTGCTGTTTGTATAGTAAAACATGGAAATCCTTGTGGTTTTGCCATAAAAGATAATTTATTTGATTCATATGTGGAAGCTTTAAAATGTGACCCAGTTTCTGCTTTTGGTGGTGTGGTTGCTGTAAATGGAATAGTTGATAAAGAATTAGCTATTAAAATGAATGAAATTTTCTTAGAAGTAGTATTTGCTGCACAAATTACTCCTGAAGCACAAGAAGTATTTGCAAGTAAAAAAAGAATTAAACTTTTTGAGCAAGGTACACAATATTTAGAACTTGCAAATGATACATATGATTTTAAAAGAGTTGATGGTGGATTTGTATATCAAGATGCTGACTTTGTAGAAGAAGATGAAGTTAGAAATGCAGAACTTAAATCAACAAGACAAGCAACGCAACAAGAGATAAAAGATATGGAAATTGCATATAAAATTGCAAGTTTAACAAAATCAAATTGTGTTGTATATGTTAAAAATTCTGCTATGGTTGCAGTTGGAATGGGTATGACTTCAAGAGTTGATGCTTCTAAAGCTGCTTTAAGAAAAGCAGAAGATATGGGACTTGATGTATCTGGTGCTGTATTGGCTTCTGAAGCATTTTTCCCATTTAGAGACTCTATTGATGAAGCAAATAAAGCTGGGGTTAAATGTGTAATTGAGCCAGGTGGTTCTATTAGAGATGATGAGATTATTGAAGCTGCAAATGAATATAATATGGCACTTTATTTCTCTGGAAAAAGACACTTCTTACACTAA
- a CDS encoding NUDIX hydrolase, with translation MKKEDLKKMISNLPKYPSVLGRDRFFNSAVLIPLVKIKGEYYLLFQKRAANIRQGGDICFPGGGFEKGIDKNFKQTALRETKEELGIDKKEIKIVGQLDTMVAPIGAIVEVFVGIIKKKALKNMVIDKNEVEKIILVPLSYLKKQEPEVYTLKSEVKPYEINELGEKEIYFPAEELGLPEVYKEPWGNKKHKVWVYKYKDEVIWGMTAVILQDFLKKY, from the coding sequence ATGAAAAAAGAAGATTTAAAAAAAATGATTTCTAATCTTCCAAAATATCCAAGTGTATTGGGAAGAGATAGATTTTTTAACTCAGCAGTGCTTATTCCTCTTGTAAAAATAAAAGGTGAATATTATCTTTTATTTCAAAAAAGAGCAGCAAATATAAGGCAAGGTGGAGATATTTGTTTTCCAGGTGGTGGTTTTGAAAAAGGTATTGATAAAAATTTTAAGCAAACTGCTTTAAGAGAGACAAAAGAAGAACTTGGAATAGATAAAAAAGAGATAAAAATAGTAGGGCAACTTGATACTATGGTTGCTCCTATTGGTGCTATTGTAGAAGTTTTTGTAGGAATAATAAAGAAAAAAGCTTTAAAAAATATGGTTATTGATAAAAATGAAGTTGAAAAGATTATTTTAGTTCCTTTATCATATTTAAAAAAGCAAGAGCCAGAAGTATATACCTTAAAAAGTGAAGTAAAACCTTATGAAATAAATGAATTAGGTGAAAAAGAGATATATTTTCCAGCAGAAGAGTTAGGTCTTCCAGAAGTATATAAAGAGCCTTGGGGAAATAAAAAACATAAAGTTTGGGTATATAAATATAAAGATGAAGTTATTTGGGGAATGACAGCTGTTATTTTACAAGACTTTTTAAAAAAATATTAG
- the purL gene encoding phosphoribosylformylglycinamidine synthase subunit PurL — protein MQKEMNIEEIALAHSLTLEELEQIREILGREPNYVEIGIFSAMWSEHCSYKSSKKYLSGFPTKAPWVIQGPGENAGVIDIGDGYAAVFKMESHNHPSFIEPYQGAATGVGGILRDVFTMGARPIANMNSIRFASIEGNSETAQKHRYLLRGVVAGIGGYGNCMGVPTIGGETTFEECYAGNNLVNAFTLGLAKADEIFYGRAEGIGNPVMYVGSKTGRDGLGGAVMSSASFDEDSESKRPTVQVGDPFTEKLLLEACLELFKEDLIVGIQDMGAAGLTSSSFEMAGRSGSGMIMHLDKVPAREEGMTPYDFMLSESQERMLICAKKGSEQKIIEIFQKWELDVAVIGEVTSTGNMELFWHGQKVAEVPVQPVSEQAPVLDRPVKEPEYLKDIANITLDKDIANQEAFDAMFSDMEVVDKSWIYSQYDSMVQTNTIKGPGKLDGSSIRIKETGKALAMSADCNTRFCYINPKLGASAAVMESGRNVAMTGAMPKAITDCLNFGNPQNPEVMWQFAQSCEGIKDACRELITPVIGGNVSLYNETNGVGVFPTPSIAMVGVNDDANKVLPSCVQKQGNIIFLLGETKSEFGGSLYMKKMYNKVAGVHPEVDFEKELKLWNTVIEANKQDLLVAAKDVNVGGIAVSLAKMAVVGNKGVKVNVNLANSKDIFSETLSRALVEVNPENKENFIAIAKENGIACEEIGIVEGNTICINDISISLEAASDIYFNKFKKVIEQDL, from the coding sequence ATGCAAAAAGAGATGAATATTGAAGAGATTGCATTAGCGCACTCTTTAACGCTTGAGGAATTAGAACAAATTAGAGAAATCTTAGGAAGAGAACCAAATTATGTAGAAATTGGTATCTTTTCTGCTATGTGGAGTGAGCATTGCTCATATAAATCAAGTAAAAAATATTTAAGTGGTTTCCCTACAAAAGCCCCTTGGGTAATCCAAGGTCCAGGTGAAAATGCTGGTGTTATTGACATTGGTGATGGATATGCTGCTGTATTTAAAATGGAATCACACAATCACCCTTCATTTATTGAACCTTACCAAGGTGCTGCTACTGGTGTTGGAGGAATTTTAAGAGATGTATTTACAATGGGAGCTAGACCAATTGCAAATATGAACTCAATTAGATTTGCTTCAATTGAAGGTAATAGTGAAACTGCACAAAAACATAGATATTTATTAAGAGGGGTTGTTGCTGGTATTGGTGGTTATGGTAACTGTATGGGAGTTCCAACTATTGGTGGAGAAACAACTTTTGAAGAGTGTTATGCAGGAAACAATCTTGTAAATGCTTTTACTTTAGGTCTTGCTAAAGCAGATGAGATTTTCTATGGAAGAGCAGAGGGTATTGGTAACCCAGTTATGTATGTTGGAAGTAAAACAGGAAGAGATGGACTTGGTGGAGCGGTTATGTCAAGTGCTTCTTTTGATGAAGATAGTGAATCAAAAAGACCAACAGTACAAGTAGGGGACCCTTTTACTGAAAAACTTCTATTGGAAGCTTGCTTAGAATTATTTAAAGAGGATTTAATTGTAGGTATCCAAGATATGGGTGCTGCTGGACTTACATCTTCATCTTTTGAGATGGCTGGAAGAAGTGGTTCTGGTATGATAATGCATTTAGATAAAGTTCCTGCAAGAGAAGAGGGAATGACTCCTTATGATTTTATGCTTTCTGAATCTCAAGAAAGAATGCTTATTTGTGCTAAAAAAGGAAGTGAGCAAAAAATCATCGAAATTTTCCAAAAATGGGAATTAGATGTGGCTGTTATTGGAGAAGTTACAAGTACAGGTAATATGGAATTATTCTGGCATGGACAAAAAGTTGCTGAAGTTCCTGTTCAACCAGTAAGTGAACAAGCACCAGTATTAGATAGACCTGTTAAAGAGCCTGAATACTTAAAAGATATTGCAAATATTACTTTAGATAAAGATATTGCTAATCAAGAAGCTTTTGATGCAATGTTTAGTGATATGGAAGTTGTTGATAAATCTTGGATTTACAGTCAATATGACTCTATGGTACAAACAAATACTATTAAAGGACCTGGAAAATTAGATGGTTCTTCAATTAGAATTAAAGAGACAGGAAAAGCACTTGCAATGAGTGCTGATTGTAATACAAGATTTTGTTATATTAATCCAAAATTAGGTGCTAGTGCAGCTGTTATGGAATCTGGAAGAAATGTTGCTATGACTGGTGCTATGCCAAAGGCAATTACAGATTGTTTAAATTTTGGAAATCCACAAAATCCAGAAGTTATGTGGCAATTTGCTCAATCTTGTGAAGGTATTAAAGATGCTTGTAGAGAGCTTATTACTCCTGTTATTGGTGGAAATGTATCTTTATACAATGAAACAAATGGGGTAGGAGTATTCCCAACACCTTCAATTGCAATGGTTGGAGTAAATGATGATGCAAATAAAGTTTTACCTTCTTGTGTTCAAAAACAAGGAAATATTATTTTCTTATTAGGTGAAACAAAGAGTGAATTCGGTGGTTCTTTATATATGAAAAAAATGTATAATAAAGTAGCTGGAGTTCATCCTGAAGTTGATTTTGAAAAAGAGTTAAAACTTTGGAATACAGTAATTGAAGCTAATAAACAAGACCTTTTAGTAGCTGCTAAAGATGTAAATGTTGGTGGAATTGCAGTTTCATTAGCAAAAATGGCAGTTGTTGGAAATAAAGGTGTAAAAGTAAATGTAAATTTAGCAAATAGTAAAGATATTTTCAGTGAAACTTTAAGTAGAGCTTTAGTTGAAGTAAATCCTGAAAATAAAGAAAACTTTATTGCAATTGCAAAAGAAAATGGTATAGCTTGTGAGGAAATTGGTATAGTTGAAGGTAATACAATTTGTATTAATGATATTTCTATTTCATTAGAAGCAGCAAGTGATATTTACTTTAATAAATTTAAAAAAGTAATTGAACAAGACTTATAA
- the bioA gene encoding adenosylmethionine--8-amino-7-oxononanoate transaminase — protein sequence MHWLDIDKTHVWHPYNSLPSKTKLLPVKRTDKTSIFLEDNTELIDGMSSWWSAIHGYNNPRLTKAIKTQLDIMPHIMFGGIAHENAATLCKLLVDLTGLNSVFLCDSGSVCVEVALKTAIQYQEAKGLKKYKFIACEHSYHGDTLAAMSVCDPNNSMHNIYGTYLPKHIFTKAPELGFNNDCTKAIEELEKTFEIHHKEVAGFIIEPIVQGAGGMRIYNPKFLVKAKELCIKYDILFIADEIATGFGHTGKMFAMEHANIKPDIMTVGKGLTGGYMTMAAMITSKEVSDTISNSQLGILMHGPTFMGNPLACSVAIESIKLLLETPWQKRVLTIEAIFKEELEAAKNLELVENIRNIGAIGVIELKDNIYAQEIQDYCVKNGVWIRPFGKLIYSIVAYTIKEEDLRKIVKVMIEAIKSVKS from the coding sequence TTGCATTGGTTAGATATTGACAAAACTCATGTTTGGCATCCTTATAATTCATTGCCGTCAAAAACAAAACTTTTACCTGTAAAAAGAACTGATAAAACCTCAATATTTTTAGAAGATAATACAGAATTAATTGATGGAATGAGTTCATGGTGGAGTGCAATTCATGGGTATAACAATCCAAGATTAACAAAAGCTATTAAAACTCAGCTTGATATTATGCCTCATATTATGTTTGGAGGTATTGCACATGAAAATGCAGCAACTTTATGTAAGTTATTAGTTGATTTAACAGGATTAAATAGTGTATTTTTATGTGATAGTGGTTCTGTTTGCGTTGAAGTAGCTTTAAAAACAGCAATTCAATATCAAGAAGCAAAAGGTTTAAAAAAGTATAAGTTTATAGCTTGTGAACACTCTTATCATGGAGATACTTTAGCTGCAATGAGTGTATGTGATCCTAATAATTCAATGCATAATATTTATGGTACATATTTACCAAAACATATTTTTACAAAGGCTCCAGAACTAGGTTTTAATAATGATTGTACTAAAGCAATAGAAGAGCTTGAAAAAACATTTGAAATACATCATAAAGAAGTTGCAGGATTTATAATTGAACCTATTGTTCAAGGTGCTGGAGGAATGAGAATTTATAATCCTAAATTTTTAGTAAAAGCTAAAGAATTATGTATAAAATATGATATTTTATTTATTGCAGATGAAATAGCAACAGGATTTGGTCATACCGGAAAAATGTTTGCTATGGAACATGCAAATATAAAACCTGATATTATGACAGTTGGGAAAGGCTTAACTGGTGGTTATATGACAATGGCTGCTATGATTACTTCAAAAGAAGTAAGTGATACTATTTCTAATTCACAACTAGGTATTTTAATGCATGGACCAACTTTTATGGGAAATCCTTTAGCTTGTAGTGTGGCGATTGAAAGTATTAAACTTCTTTTAGAAACTCCTTGGCAAAAAAGAGTTTTAACTATCGAAGCTATTTTTAAAGAGGAACTTGAAGCAGCAAAAAATTTAGAATTAGTGGAAAATATTAGAAATATTGGAGCAATTGGAGTAATTGAGTTAAAAGATAATATATATGCACAAGAAATACAAGATTATTGTGTAAAAAATGGGGTATGGATAAGACCTTTTGGTAAGTTAATCTATTCTATTGTAGCTTATACAATAAAAGAAGAAGATTTAAGAAAAATTGTAAAGGTAATGATAGAAGCTATTAAATCTGTAAAGAGCTAA
- the mgtE gene encoding magnesium transporter, whose protein sequence is MQNENIIKDPNELLEKLDNLHPSDIAYSLKKIENESEDDFFYVLKTMPDEILGEVLLELPDNLREAAYEELSIEKLTDAVDELESDDATDIIQEIEEIDREKAKEIYEGLEEQDKKEIDWLRRYEEDEAGAYMQTELFSAKLKETIGQSIKRLKEAKAEDALENIHQVFVVNDDKSLIASILLEDLIIFDFDKTYEEILNEADEYKYKPFKVSDKTHIDEVAKHVEQYDLSVVAVVGYQDILMGRITSDDILDVIEQNATEQIYQLAGVDEEFEHEDNLINTAKKRAIWLFLNLGTAILASLVIGLFDQTIQAYVALAILMPIVASMGGNAGTQTLAVMVRQLALGDIELENAKDAVKKEVFISLFNGFLFALIMGVIAWIWFDEKLLGLVIGLSMIVNLFSAGFFGASIPLILKKFKIDPAVGSTVLLTTVTDIVGFFSFLMLAKIILL, encoded by the coding sequence ATGCAAAATGAAAATATCATAAAAGATCCTAATGAACTTTTAGAGAAATTAGACAATCTTCACCCCTCTGACATTGCATACTCCCTTAAAAAAATAGAAAATGAAAGCGAAGATGACTTTTTCTATGTACTTAAAACTATGCCAGATGAAATTCTGGGAGAAGTTTTATTAGAATTACCTGACAATTTAAGAGAAGCAGCATATGAAGAGTTATCTATTGAAAAACTTACTGATGCAGTTGATGAATTAGAATCTGATGATGCAACAGATATTATTCAAGAAATTGAAGAAATAGATAGAGAAAAAGCTAAAGAAATTTATGAAGGTTTAGAAGAACAAGATAAAAAAGAGATTGATTGGCTTAGAAGATATGAAGAGGATGAAGCTGGTGCGTATATGCAAACTGAGCTTTTTTCTGCAAAGCTAAAAGAGACAATTGGACAATCAATAAAAAGATTAAAAGAAGCAAAAGCAGAAGATGCTTTAGAAAATATTCACCAAGTATTTGTTGTTAATGATGATAAGTCTTTAATTGCTTCAATTTTATTAGAAGATTTAATTATTTTTGATTTTGATAAAACATATGAAGAAATTTTAAATGAAGCTGATGAGTATAAATATAAACCTTTTAAAGTAAGTGATAAAACACATATTGATGAAGTTGCAAAACATGTTGAACAATATGACTTAAGTGTTGTTGCAGTTGTGGGTTATCAAGATATTTTAATGGGAAGAATTACAAGTGATGATATTTTAGATGTTATTGAACAAAATGCAACTGAACAAATCTATCAATTAGCAGGGGTAGATGAAGAGTTTGAGCATGAAGACAATCTTATTAATACAGCTAAAAAAAGAGCAATATGGCTATTTTTAAATCTAGGTACAGCAATTTTAGCTTCACTTGTTATTGGCTTATTTGACCAAACAATTCAAGCATATGTTGCTTTAGCAATTCTTATGCCAATTGTTGCCTCAATGGGAGGAAATGCAGGAACACAAACACTTGCAGTTATGGTAAGACAATTAGCATTAGGAGATATTGAGTTAGAAAATGCAAAAGATGCAGTAAAAAAAGAGGTTTTTATCTCTTTATTTAATGGATTTTTATTTGCATTAATTATGGGAGTTATTGCTTGGATTTGGTTTGATGAAAAACTACTTGGATTAGTAATTGGTCTTTCAATGATTGTAAATTTATTTAGTGCAGGTTTTTTTGGTGCATCAATTCCTTTAATACTAAAAAAATTTAAAATTGACCCAGCAGTAGGAAGTACAGTTTTACTAACAACTGTTACAGATATAGTTGGCTTTTTTAGTTTTTTAATGCTTGCAAAAATTATACTTTTATAA